The Stratiformator vulcanicus genome has a segment encoding these proteins:
- a CDS encoding TIGR02117 family protein yields MGDPDIESEPKQSLLKKIVLSAVGVLAIPVVAIAVGQIPVNLDHREADDGIEIFVYADIAHSEVFIPRKTDLVDWGDIFSLTDIRVQPDGGDYIGIGWGDRDFYPSTPQWSDVRLGPTLKAILWPTPTVLHVTHSPRPKQSDHFRRVMLSRDAYLRLVQHVKSYVAAPMDGAATVLPGAAYGPADAFYEARGNYTLFYTCNAWANDVVKSAGVRTSLWTPLAIGIGPPQ; encoded by the coding sequence TTGGGTGATCCCGATATAGAATCTGAACCAAAGCAATCACTGCTCAAAAAGATTGTTCTATCTGCCGTTGGTGTCTTGGCGATTCCGGTGGTTGCCATCGCTGTCGGGCAGATTCCGGTCAACCTCGATCATCGTGAGGCTGACGACGGAATTGAAATATTTGTCTATGCGGATATCGCCCACAGCGAAGTCTTCATTCCCCGGAAGACTGATCTAGTCGATTGGGGCGATATCTTTAGTCTGACCGACATTAGAGTCCAACCAGACGGCGGCGATTATATCGGCATCGGTTGGGGTGACCGCGACTTCTACCCGAGTACGCCGCAGTGGAGTGATGTTCGCCTCGGACCGACGTTAAAAGCCATACTCTGGCCCACGCCGACGGTGTTGCACGTCACCCACTCTCCACGTCCTAAGCAAAGCGATCATTTCCGCCGGGTGATGCTGAGTCGCGATGCGTACCTGCGACTCGTTCAACATGTCAAGAGTTACGTGGCCGCCCCGATGGACGGGGCAGCCACGGTCCTTCCCGGCGCTGCCTACGGCCCGGCGGATGCCTTCTATGAAGCCCGTGGAAATTACACTCTGTTTTATACCTGTAATGCCTGGGCGAACGATGTGGTCAAGTCGGCCGGCGTTCGGACGAGTCTGTGGACACCGCTCGCAATCGGTATTGGCCCGCCTCAATAA
- a CDS encoding PrkA family serine protein kinase gives MSAGRAILDQIAEDQKLDQYQQEHWTGSFDEYLDLVKQNPGYTRTAYQRMYDMIMSYGTYSVGSTKEGLIRYRFFDDPDNDGKDAIFGLTKTLIEFVNVLKSAALKYGTERRVILLHGPVGSSKSTIARLLKRGLERYSRADEGAIYTFGWKEDDGSIQWDPMHSDPLQLVPFKHRTAVCEWIADGVEHEYDIEIKGEVCPLSRYVFNERLEKSGGDWTKVVDQIVVKRLLLSEQDRIGIGTFQPKDEKNQDSTELTGDINFRKIAEYGSESDPRAFNFDGEFNVANRGMIEFIEVLKLDVAFLYDLLGASQEHKIKPKKFAQTDIDTVIVGHTNEPEYKKLQSNEFMEALRDRTIKIDVPYVTTLTEEVKIYEKDYNTRRVRGKHIAPHTLEIAAMWAVLTRLEQPNHAGLTLLQKLKLYNGKSLPGFTSDNVVQLRREARHEGLEGISPRYVQDKISNALVVNSDATSLNPFMVLKEMEDGLKHHSLIHSEELKEHYRQLINAVKEEYTDIVKNEVQRAIAADEEALERLCANYIDNVKAYTQREKVKNKFTGEEEQPDERLMRSIEERIDIPDTRKDDFRREIMNYIGALSLDGKKFDYRTNERLQKALEMKLFEDQKDTIKLTSLVSNTMDQATQEKIDIVKSRLIRDFGYNDESATDVLQYVASIFARGDAKERS, from the coding sequence ATGAGTGCAGGCCGCGCAATTCTCGACCAAATTGCCGAAGACCAGAAGCTCGATCAGTACCAGCAGGAGCACTGGACCGGCTCGTTTGACGAATATCTCGACCTCGTCAAGCAGAACCCGGGATATACCCGGACCGCCTACCAGCGGATGTACGACATGATCATGTCGTACGGGACCTATTCGGTCGGCAGTACCAAAGAGGGCCTCATCCGCTACCGCTTTTTCGACGACCCCGACAACGACGGTAAAGACGCAATCTTCGGCCTGACGAAAACGCTGATCGAATTCGTCAACGTGCTGAAGTCGGCCGCCCTTAAGTACGGCACCGAGCGCCGGGTCATTTTGCTGCACGGACCGGTCGGCTCGTCCAAATCAACGATCGCCCGCCTCTTGAAACGTGGGCTCGAACGCTACAGCCGGGCCGATGAGGGGGCAATCTATACATTCGGCTGGAAAGAAGACGACGGATCAATCCAGTGGGACCCCATGCACAGCGACCCGCTGCAACTCGTGCCGTTTAAGCATCGAACTGCCGTCTGCGAGTGGATCGCCGATGGCGTTGAGCACGAATATGACATTGAAATTAAAGGCGAAGTCTGTCCGCTCTCCCGATATGTGTTTAATGAACGCCTCGAGAAGTCCGGCGGCGATTGGACCAAAGTCGTTGATCAGATCGTCGTCAAACGGCTGCTGCTGTCTGAGCAGGATCGGATCGGCATCGGCACGTTCCAGCCGAAGGATGAAAAGAATCAGGACTCGACCGAACTGACCGGCGACATCAACTTCCGCAAGATCGCTGAGTACGGTTCAGAGTCCGACCCGCGGGCGTTTAACTTCGACGGCGAATTCAACGTCGCCAATCGCGGGATGATCGAGTTTATCGAAGTCTTAAAGCTCGACGTCGCCTTCCTGTACGACCTGCTCGGGGCTTCTCAGGAACATAAGATTAAGCCGAAGAAATTCGCGCAAACCGACATCGACACAGTCATCGTCGGCCACACGAATGAGCCGGAGTATAAGAAGCTCCAATCAAACGAATTCATGGAAGCGCTCCGTGACCGGACGATCAAAATTGACGTTCCTTACGTCACGACGCTGACCGAAGAAGTGAAGATCTATGAGAAGGATTACAACACCCGTCGCGTGCGCGGCAAGCACATTGCCCCGCATACCCTGGAGATCGCCGCAATGTGGGCGGTTCTCACGCGATTGGAGCAGCCCAATCATGCGGGGCTCACGCTTTTGCAGAAATTGAAGCTTTATAATGGCAAGAGCCTTCCGGGCTTTACGAGCGATAACGTCGTCCAACTCCGCCGTGAAGCCAGGCACGAAGGCCTGGAAGGCATCAGTCCACGCTATGTGCAGGACAAAATTTCGAACGCCCTCGTTGTCAATAGCGACGCGACGAGTTTGAACCCGTTCATGGTTCTTAAGGAGATGGAAGACGGCCTCAAACACCACTCCCTGATCCACAGTGAAGAGCTGAAAGAACATTACCGGCAGCTCATTAACGCCGTGAAGGAAGAGTACACCGACATCGTCAAGAACGAGGTGCAGCGCGCGATCGCTGCCGATGAAGAAGCCCTCGAACGGCTTTGCGCGAATTACATTGACAACGTAAAGGCTTATACGCAGCGGGAGAAGGTCAAGAACAAGTTTACCGGAGAAGAAGAACAACCCGACGAACGGCTCATGCGTTCGATCGAGGAACGAATCGATATTCCCGATACCCGCAAAGATGATTTCCGCAGGGAGATCATGAATTATATCGGTGCCCTCTCGCTCGACGGGAAGAAGTTCGATTATCGCACCAATGAGCGGCTGCAGAAGGCCCTTGAAATGAAACTCTTTGAGGACCAGAAGGACACGATCAAATTAACGAGCCTCGTCTCCAACACGATGGATCAGGCGACGCAGGAGAAGATCGACATCGTTAAGAGCCGCCTCATTCGCGACTTCGGCTACAACGACGAAAGCGCCACTGACGTACTGCAATACGTCGCCAGCATCTTCGCCCGCGGCGACGCAAAGGAACGAAGCTGA